One Nicotiana tomentosiformis chromosome 4, ASM39032v3, whole genome shotgun sequence genomic window carries:
- the LOC138910532 gene encoding uncharacterized protein, whose protein sequence is MDPGEGTSRSPPGQRDRFPLEAHSESPVPLVSASPALVGAQGDAVPPASPVPLVPEAARDTGPPTPIVPPSETGEQGMREAVQLLTRMVSIHERQLESGADARRDRIGSSTVREFLHLAPPLFIGSSSTEDPQDFIDHMYRVLMVMHASVTKAVELASFRLRDVAVLWYEAWERSRGPDAPPVEWEDFSEAFLAHYLPREVRYAPDIVRTMRARVHHYVDRLRDHLIRDCRVASLSDDVDISRIQAFAQTTEDLFRRIRDTRRDREQSKRARTMGSYREPRVDFRPPLHRYPPRRCPGLGRGTPAQPSGFTAASSPLVRAPRPGPQSTQGRGRGRGRGDTLGSSGGQNRFYALTGRQDLEASPDVVTGILTIHSHAIYALMDPGSTFSYITPFIAGKLDMRSELLPQPVEVSTPVGDSIVANHVYRDCTVLINDRPTSVDLVELVMLDFDVIMGMDWLAACYANIDCREKLVRFHFPGEPVLEWKGNAATPKDKFISYLRARKFIAKGCIYHLVHVRDIDKEPVTLQSVPIVNEFPTVFPDELLGIPPEREIDFAIDLLPDAQPISIPPYRMAPAELKELKEKLKDLLDKGFIRPSTSPWGAPVLFVRKKDGPLRMCIDYRQLNKVTIKNKYPLPRIDDLFDQL, encoded by the exons ATGGATCCGGGAGAAGGTACCAGTCGTTCCCCACCGGGTCAGAGGGATAGATTTCCCTTAGAGGCTCACAGTGAGTCTCCAGTACCCCTAGTTTCAGCTTCCCCAGCACTTGTTGGAGCCCAGGGAGATGCAGTACCCCCAGCCTCACCAGTTCCATTGGTACCTGAGGCAGCTAGAGACACAGGACCTCCAACACCTATTGTTCCCCCATCAGAGACTGGGGAGCAGGGGATGAGGGAGGCTGTTCAGTTGCTGACTAGGATGGTTTCTATTCATGAGCGACAGCTAGAGTCAGGAGCAGATGCCCGGAGAGATCGGATAGGAAGCTCGACGGTACGAGAGTTTCTTCACTTGGCCCCTCCATTATTTATAGGATCCAGTTCcactgaggatccccaggactttataGACCATATGTATAGAGTATTGATGGTGATGCATGCCTCCGTCACCAAGGCTGTGGAGTTGGCTTCTTTTCGACTACGTGATGTAGCCGTCCTATGGTATGAGGCATGGGAGAGATCTAGAGGACCTGATGCTCCGCCAGTAGAGTGGGAGGACTTCTCTGAGGCTTTTTTAGCCCATTATTTGCCACGGGAGGTTCG GTATGCACCAGATATAGTACGTACCATGAGGGCTAGAGTTCATCATTATGTGGATCGTTTGAGGGATCATCTGATTAGAGACTGTAGGGTTGCATCCCTATCGGATGATGTAGATATTTCCCGCATACAGGCTTTCGCTCAGACTACAGAGGACCTTTTCCGTCGGATTCGTGATACTCGCAGGGATAGGGAGCAGAGTAAGAGGGCTCGTACTATGGGGTCTTATAGGGAGCCACGAGTTGATTTTAGGCCCCCACTCCATCGATATCCACCTCG CCGGTGCCCGGGGTTAGGCAGAGGTACACCAGCTCAGCCTTCAGGATTCACAGCAGCCTCTTCGCCCTTAGTCCGTGCTCCCCGACCAGGTCCACAGTCTACTCAGGGACGTGGTAGGGGGAGAGGTAGAGGAGACACCTTAGGTTCTAGTGGTGGCCAGAACCGCTTTTATGCACTCACAGGCCGACAGGATTTAGAGGCAtccccagatgttgtcacaggtatattgacaatacattctcatgccatttatgcattgatggatcccggctctacattttcatatattactccatttattgctGGTAAGCTTGACATGAGATCTGAGTTGTTGCCACAGCCAGTTGAGGTGTCTACGCCAGTTGGTGACTCTATTGTAGCTAATCATGTCTATCGAGATTGTACAGTGTTAATTAATGACCGTCCAACCTCTGTTGATTTAGTTGAATTGGTTATGCTAGACTTTGATGTcattatgggtatggattggttggcagcTTGTTATGCTAATATTGATTGTCGTGAAAAGTTGGTCCGATTTCATTTTCCTGGTGAGCCTGTCCTTGAATGGAAAGGTAATGCAGCCACGCCCAAGGATaagtttatttcataccttagGGCTCGGAAGTTTATTGCTAAAGGTTGTATATACCATCTGGTTCATGTTAGGGATATAGATAAAGAGCCAGTGACTCTTCAGTCGGttcctattgtgaatgaattcccgacGGTATTCCCTGACGAGCTTCTAGGTATTCCCCCCGAAAGGGAAATCGATTTCGCTATAGATTTGCTCCCTGAtgcgcagcctatatccattcctccctacagaatggctcctgcagagctaaaggaattgaaggaaaaaCTGAAGGACTTGCTCGATAAAGGCTTTATTAGGCCAAGTACATCCCCATGGGGTGCTCCGGTGCTCTTTGTTCGAAAGAAAGATGGGCCCTtgcgaatgtgcattgactacaggcaactaaataaagtcactatcaagaataagtatcctcttccacggattgatgacttgttcgacCAGTTATAA